A genome region from Sphingobacteriaceae bacterium GW460-11-11-14-LB5 includes the following:
- a CDS encoding glycerophosphodiester phosphodiesterase has protein sequence MKLNPSAILFTLCVACAAPSFSQEVKFPAFSAEAHRGGRGLMPENTILAMLNAMKIEGITTLEMDTHISKDGKVVVTHDDYLSPAFMLTPDGKDIPVTDAKKYPVFGMNYAEIKQFDLGTKYYDLFPQQKKEKTHLPLLADLIDAVQHDIKAHKRQQFFYNIETKCSVSGDGITNPKPEEFVKLLMDVILKKKIADFVVIQSFDKRTIQIIHEKYPKMKTSFLVANKKTYEENMADLGFKPFILSPVWQMVNEDLIKKAHADGVKIIPWTANTLADIQKLKALNVDGIISDYPDILVQSK, from the coding sequence ATGAAACTTAATCCATCGGCAATTTTATTTACCTTATGCGTTGCATGTGCAGCTCCATCATTTAGTCAGGAAGTTAAATTTCCGGCATTTAGTGCAGAAGCACATCGTGGCGGGAGAGGACTGATGCCCGAAAACACCATTTTGGCAATGTTAAACGCCATGAAAATAGAAGGAATTACCACTTTGGAAATGGATACCCATATCTCTAAAGATGGTAAGGTCGTTGTAACACATGACGATTACCTGAGTCCGGCATTTATGCTTACACCAGATGGGAAGGATATCCCTGTAACAGATGCTAAAAAATATCCGGTTTTTGGTATGAACTATGCCGAAATTAAACAATTCGATCTCGGTACTAAATATTATGATTTATTTCCTCAGCAGAAAAAAGAAAAAACACACCTTCCTTTACTTGCTGACCTGATTGATGCTGTTCAGCATGATATTAAAGCTCATAAACGTCAGCAGTTTTTCTATAACATTGAAACTAAATGTAGTGTGAGTGGAGATGGGATCACCAACCCTAAACCTGAAGAATTTGTTAAACTTTTAATGGATGTGATTTTGAAGAAAAAGATTGCTGATTTTGTGGTGATTCAATCTTTTGATAAAAGGACAATTCAGATTATCCATGAAAAGTACCCAAAAATGAAAACTTCCTTTTTGGTGGCCAATAAAAAAACATATGAGGAGAATATGGCCGATTTGGGTTTTAAACCATTTATTTTAAGTCCGGTTTGGCAAATGGTAAATGAAGATCTGATTAAAAAAGCACATGCAGATGGCGTAAAAATCATTCCATGGACAGCCAATACTTTAGCCGATATTCAGAAACTAAAAGCGTTAAATGTTGATGGTATTATTTCTGATTACCCGGATATTTTAGTTCAGTCAAAATAG
- a CDS encoding metallophosphoesterase: MNRRSFIQKSTLLTTTLFVSLKSFPSSLFSVDGLVSGTVTSKGKAVAGVVISDGYSVVQTDKSGNYEIKLHEMARFVWISTPSGYEFKTESSIARHYYKPDTAGKLNFDLKPLKQNDNKHNFIIWADPQVKNKKDVQQMMETSVPDTREVVKGMGKTPVHGIGVGDLVWDNFDLFPAYDEAIAKIGIPFFQALGNHDQDYRQGGDDTSDRTFQAHYGPTYYSFNRGKAHYVVLDDVRYLGVERTYDGYISPTQLAWLAKNLQLVPKDALLIICLHIPVHNSVKNNDDFYAVLKDFKNVHIMSGHTHFNKNVIRNGIYEHNHGTVCGGWWTGPICEDGTPRGYGVYEVDGTDLKWYYKSTGRDRKAQLDIYVDTLTNQKRLIANVWNYDPEWKVEYFLDGKAMGALAQQDGYDPLAVKLYKGDKLPNPRPFVEPRSTDHLFLAHFEPSVKKVKVVATDRFGEKFEAEINA, from the coding sequence ATGAACAGAAGATCCTTTATACAAAAATCAACCTTATTAACGACAACCTTATTTGTTAGTTTAAAATCGTTTCCATCATCATTATTCTCGGTTGATGGTTTAGTGAGCGGAACAGTCACCAGCAAAGGTAAAGCTGTTGCCGGTGTGGTTATTTCTGATGGATACAGCGTGGTGCAAACCGATAAAAGCGGTAATTATGAAATTAAACTTCACGAAATGGCCCGTTTTGTTTGGATCAGCACACCATCTGGTTACGAATTTAAAACCGAAAGCAGCATTGCACGCCATTATTATAAGCCAGACACTGCTGGTAAATTAAACTTCGATCTTAAACCGCTAAAACAAAACGATAACAAACATAATTTTATCATTTGGGCCGATCCTCAGGTAAAGAACAAAAAAGATGTTCAGCAGATGATGGAAACGTCTGTTCCTGATACAAGAGAAGTGGTTAAAGGGATGGGAAAAACTCCTGTTCATGGAATCGGTGTAGGGGATCTGGTTTGGGATAATTTTGATCTTTTTCCTGCATACGATGAAGCAATTGCTAAAATCGGAATTCCATTTTTCCAGGCGCTAGGCAATCACGACCAGGATTACAGACAAGGCGGTGATGATACTTCCGATCGTACCTTTCAGGCACATTACGGACCGACTTACTACTCTTTTAACCGAGGCAAGGCTCATTATGTGGTTTTAGATGATGTACGTTATTTGGGTGTAGAAAGAACTTACGATGGTTACATTAGCCCAACACAATTAGCATGGTTGGCTAAAAATCTGCAGCTGGTGCCTAAAGATGCACTATTGATTATCTGTCTGCATATTCCGGTACACAATTCCGTTAAAAATAACGATGATTTTTATGCTGTACTAAAAGATTTCAAAAACGTTCATATCATGTCGGGACATACGCATTTTAATAAAAATGTAATCAGGAACGGCATTTACGAACATAATCACGGTACCGTTTGTGGTGGCTGGTGGACCGGTCCGATTTGTGAAGATGGTACACCGCGTGGTTATGGCGTTTATGAAGTAGATGGAACGGATTTAAAATGGTATTATAAATCGACCGGGAGAGACCGCAAAGCGCAGCTTGATATTTATGTAGATACTTTAACCAATCAGAAAAGATTAATTGCCAATGTTTGGAACTATGATCCTGAATGGAAGGTTGAATATTTCCTTGATGGCAAAGCAATGGGCGCATTGGCACAACAAGATGGTTATGATCCACTGGCAGTTAAGCTCTATAAAGGCGATAAGTTGCCAAATCCGAGACCATTCGTAGAGCCAAGATCAACAGACCATTTGTTTCTGGCGCATTTCGAGCCATCGGTTAAAAAAGTGAAAGTTGTTGCCACCGACCGCTTCGGTGAAAAATTTGAGGCAGAAATTAATGCTTAA
- a CDS encoding SusD/RagB family nutrient-binding outer membrane lipoprotein, whose translation MKNRKYIYLILLFATTVSIMMPSCKKDFSEINTNPNTSAFALPQALLAPAITDVVVANMSRSQRITNELMQVTVNMGDTEGKIFRYEVRTAEADYLWNSWYTELTNFKDIYKGGEDNLNTSYQALSLIWQAYTYSLLTDTYGDIPFLNSNKAKEGIYTPNFDQQKDIYPALFLMLEQANEFLKVGNATGNAITSASDPIYAGNRDKWRRFGNSLYLRLLLRVSGKAETNAIAKIKEIVDTKASTYPIMASNDDSAVLRWSGTGAYVSPFVPWRDGDWYGPKLASFFVDNLNERSDPRIQKWASLYQGDYQGIPSGYPSGQAPEGKSAFPVSLKAEPLLGNIMNYSELQFILAEAAVKGWITAKTPQVYYEAGATSGITFWGYTLPANYLTFDKVKWDNNYTLDQKMELIHIQKYYALFFTDLQQWFEFRRTGHPVLPKGAGLNNGGVMPARLNYPVYVQSANGENYKAAVAVQGADNINTLVWWQRP comes from the coding sequence ATGAAAAATAGAAAATACATATATCTAATACTTTTGTTCGCTACAACTGTATCAATAATGATGCCTTCGTGCAAAAAGGACTTTAGTGAAATTAATACGAATCCAAATACGAGTGCTTTCGCATTACCGCAAGCTCTATTGGCACCGGCTATTACCGATGTTGTAGTTGCCAACATGAGCAGAAGCCAAAGAATCACCAACGAACTGATGCAGGTTACTGTAAATATGGGCGATACCGAAGGAAAGATATTCAGGTACGAAGTTAGAACAGCGGAAGCCGATTATCTATGGAACTCGTGGTATACCGAATTGACGAATTTTAAAGACATCTATAAAGGTGGAGAAGATAATTTAAATACTTCTTATCAGGCCTTATCTCTAATTTGGCAAGCCTACACTTACTCCTTATTGACCGATACTTACGGTGATATACCATTTTTAAATTCTAATAAAGCTAAGGAAGGGATTTATACCCCCAATTTCGATCAACAGAAAGATATTTATCCGGCTTTATTTTTAATGCTTGAACAGGCAAATGAGTTTTTAAAAGTTGGAAATGCTACCGGTAATGCCATTACATCGGCAAGCGATCCTATTTACGCTGGAAACAGAGATAAATGGAGAAGATTTGGAAATAGCCTTTACTTAAGGTTATTGTTGAGGGTTTCGGGAAAGGCCGAAACAAATGCAATAGCTAAAATCAAAGAAATTGTAGATACCAAAGCATCAACGTATCCAATTATGGCCAGCAACGATGATTCTGCGGTTTTAAGATGGAGTGGAACAGGAGCTTATGTATCGCCATTTGTTCCATGGAGAGATGGAGATTGGTATGGCCCAAAATTAGCCAGCTTTTTTGTTGATAACTTAAATGAAAGAAGTGACCCGAGAATTCAGAAATGGGCTTCTCTATACCAGGGTGATTATCAAGGTATACCAAGTGGTTATCCCTCAGGACAGGCACCAGAAGGTAAGTCTGCCTTTCCGGTTTCATTAAAAGCCGAACCACTGTTGGGGAATATTATGAATTATTCTGAATTGCAGTTCATTTTAGCAGAAGCAGCAGTTAAAGGATGGATCACAGCCAAAACTCCTCAGGTTTATTACGAAGCCGGTGCAACTAGTGGAATCACTTTTTGGGGTTATACCTTGCCCGCCAACTATTTAACCTTCGACAAAGTAAAGTGGGATAACAACTATACTTTAGACCAAAAGATGGAGTTAATCCACATTCAAAAATATTATGCTCTGTTTTTTACGGACCTTCAGCAATGGTTCGAATTTAGAAGAACTGGTCATCCGGTACTGCCAAAAGGCGCTGGTTTAAACAATGGAGGTGTTATGCCAGCAAGGCTGAACTATCCTGTATATGTGCAATCTGCCAACGGAGAGAATTATAAAGCAGCCGTAGCTGTTCAGGGAGCAGATAACATTAATACTTTAGTTTGGTGGCAAAGGCCATAA